The Fluviispira sanaruensis sequence TCGACATAAGCTTCTCCCGCTTTGCTTTCTGCAACGACAATTGCACCCGCTGCTGCCATAGCGAAAGAAAAAATCGCGCCAATGAGTGGTATGTAATTCCATATCCCCAGGCCGACACAAAGTCCCCAATTGCGAAGACCAAAAATAAATCTTTTTCTTAATGGTAAATTCATGAGTAGCAGCGTTCGATCAATGCTGCTCCAGCCTAAATACCAGATACCTATAAAAAAAACGAGGGGGGCAAAAATCTGGACAAAAAATGATATAATAATAACACCTTTAGTTACTTCTGATATGATGCTGTCAATAAAATCCATTAAACTTTGTTTGCGTATGAGCGTTCCAGATGTTTTTTCGAATGCTTTTTGTGCAATAATATCGTAAAGTGGGCTTGCAAAGGCATTTACAAATGCTGTGCCAAACACCCCATAAAATAAAAACCCAACTATCCAAACTACGATTTCGATAAAAGTGGGATTAAAAATGTGGGAAATGAATGAATCTTGCCACTTTAATGATAATGAATTGAATAAAGGATGAATCCATTTTGCTATGACTATATTTCTAATTATCCAAGTGTATAAGAGGAGATTCAGTATGTGGGGAGTTACCCCTAATAAAAGCATACCTTTATTGAGTTTAAAAAATCTGACAGAATGGAGCGGGGCCTTAAATCCTAT is a genomic window containing:
- a CDS encoding EI24 domain-containing protein — encoded protein: MSHSPIQQIIIGFKAPLHSVRFFKLNKGMLLLGVTPHILNLLLYTWIIRNIVIAKWIHPLFNSLSLKWQDSFISHIFNPTFIEIVVWIVGFLFYGVFGTAFVNAFASPLYDIIAQKAFEKTSGTLIRKQSLMDFIDSIISEVTKGVIIISFFVQIFAPLVFFIGIWYLGWSSIDRTLLLMNLPLRKRFIFGLRNWGLCVGLGIWNYIPLIGAIFSFAMAAAGAIVVAESKAGEAYVDDQNDLTL